In Pomacea canaliculata isolate SZHN2017 linkage group LG12, ASM307304v1, whole genome shotgun sequence, a single genomic region encodes these proteins:
- the LOC112577062 gene encoding uncharacterized protein LOC112577062: MAMNIFKKFTWLSIVLIIILGLESVVYYVVHNVSLDDTPDFSTFEKNSVDICSTWRDETVKRVLRRVPWWGHACDMESDWGRIRYNCKNKREMGNWPVCFDDNLVPQNNCLVYSFGINYDFRFDDAMAAIGCTVYSFDRSMLDTDDHKRGDRVFFKRIGISDKDDDHFAPRVDIYVKKRPAVNGWPMRRLQTILDLLGHRKEQLTVLKMDIEGYEWNVTRDLLDSAILSSVPQFLVEWHLFTDFPPRERVPDAVDTYFRLNDMGFQLFSTSHPRCQLYLATSLRMQAEVAYLNKKRN, encoded by the exons ATGGCGATGAATATTTTCAAGAAGTTTACATGGCTGAGCATTGTGCTTATAATAATTCTTGGACTAGAGTCTGTTGTTTATTACGTTGTTCATAACGTCTCCCTCGACGACACGCCAGACTTttctacatttgaaaaaaacagtGTAGACATTTGCTCTACATGGAGAG ACGAGACCGTCAAACGCGTCCTCAGGAGGGTGCCGTGGTGGGGGCATGCCTGTGATATGGAAAG TGACTGGGGAAGAATAAGGTacaactgcaaaaacaaaagagaaatgggAAACTGGCCTGTTTGCTTTGATGATAACCTTGTGCCTCAGAACAACTGTTTAGTGTACTCATTTGG TATTAACTATGACTTTCGCTTTGATGATGCGATGGCAGCCATAGGATGCACCGTCTACTCCTTTGATCGCAG CATGCTGGACACTGATGATCACAAGCGTGGGGACCGTGTTTTCTTCAAGAGAATCGGCATCAGCGATAAGGACGACGACCATTTTGCACCCAGAGTCGATATATATGTTAAAAAACGTCCGGCGGTCAACGGTTGGCCGATGAGACGTCTGCAGACAATCCTTGACCTCCTGGGTCACAGAAAG gagCAGCTGACCGTGCTTAAGATGGACATTGAGGGCTATGAGTGGAATGTCACTCGTGATCTTCTTGACTCGGCGATCTTGTCGTCCGTCCCGCAGTTTCTGGTggagtggcacctgtttacGGACTTTCCGCCTCGAGAACGAGTCCCTGATGCCGTTGATACGTACTTCCGGCTGAACGACATGGGCTTCCAGTTATTCTCCACTAGCCATCCCCGATGTCAACTTTATTTAGCGACCTCCTTGAGAATGCAGGCAGAGGTAGCCTACcttaacaagaaaagaaattaa
- the LOC112553288 gene encoding uncharacterized protein LOC112553288 isoform X2: MAVNIFKKFTWLSIVLIIILGLESVVYYVVHNVSLDDTPDFSTFEKNSVDICSTWREETVKRVLTRVPWWGHACDMKSDWGRIRYNCKNKREMGNWPVCFDDNLVPQNNCLVYSFGINYDFRFDDAMAAIGCTVYSFDPSMLDTDDHKRGDRVFFKRIGISDKDDDRFVPRVDEYVEKRPAVNGWPMRRLQTILDLLGHRKFLVEWHLFKDFPPRERVPDAVETYFRLNDMGFQLFSTSLPRCRLYSATSLRMLAEVAYLNKKRN, translated from the exons ATGGCGGTGAATATTTTCAAGAAGTTTACATGGCTGAGCATTGTGCTTATAATAATTCTTGGACTAGAGTCTGTTGTTTATTACGTTGTTCATAACGTCTCCCTCGACGACACGCCAGACTTttctacttttgaaaaaaacagtGTAGACATTTGCTCTACATGGAGAG AGGAGACCGTCAAACGCGTCCTCACGAGGGTGCCATGGTGGGGGCATGCCTGTGATATGAAAAG TGACTGGGGAAGAATAAGGTacaactgcaaaaacaaaagagaaatgggAAACTGGCCTGTTTGCTTTGATGATAACCTTGTGCCTCAGAACAACTGTTTAGTGTACTCATTTGG TATTAACTATGACTTTCGCTTTGATGATGCGATGGCAGCCATAGGATGCACCGTCTACTCCTTTGATCCCAG CATGCTGGACACTGATGACCACAAACGTGGGGACCGTGTTTTCTTCAAGAGAATTGGCATCAGCGATAAGGACGACGACCGTTTTGTACCCAGAGTCGATGAGTATGTTGAAAAGCGTCCGGCGGTCAACGGTTGGCCGATGAGACGTCTGCAGACAATCCTTGACCTCCTGGGTCACAGAAAG TTTCTGGTGGAGTGGCACCTGTTTAAGGACTTTCCGCCTCGAGAACGAGTCCCTGATGCCGTTGAAACGTACTTCCGGCTGAATGACATGGGCTTCCAGCTATTCTCCACTAGCCTTCCCCGATGTCGACTTTATTCAGCGACCTCCTTGAGAATGCTGGCAGAAGTAGCTTACcttaacaagaaaagaaattaa
- the LOC112577325 gene encoding galactoside 2-alpha-L-fucosyltransferase 2-like — translation MARGRQPGNSPTSLCPAEGRGPPEASNAPYTCVQTLATPPRPTGGSYATGRNQVWRGAENDTSPSSELYLSLFELDPNKNYTIGKFLQSWRYFFEHEAEIREALKFKDSVVSQAQKVVDSLRQKYNRTLTGIHVRRGDYLTKRHGYKVAPLEYLLHAMDYVRKRFGDVTFVVSSNDVTWCQEQFANTSDVTVLSANSTPAVDMMTLASLDHMIMTVGTYGWWASFLNPGVTVYYRDFVHPGTPLSKQFSPSGTDHYCPVWISLS, via the exons ATGGCCAGAGGGAGACAACCGGGTAACAGCCCGACCTctctttgtccagctgaaggtCGGGGACCGCCTGAGGCGAGCAACGCCCCTTACACCTGCGTCCAGACCCTTGCTACACCTCCAAGGCCAACGGGAGGAAGTTACGCCACCGGAAGGAACCAAGTCTGGCGAGGGGCAGAGAACGACACTTCTCCAAGTAGCGAGCTG TATTTGAGTCTCTTCGAGCTGGATCCAAACAAGAATTATACGATTGGAAAATTCCTCCAGTCGTGGCGATACTTCTTTGAACACGAAGCGGAAATACGCGAAGCGCTGAAGTTCAAGGACTCTGTAGTGTCCCAGGCTCAGAAGGTGGTTGACAGCCTCCGACAGAAATACAACCGCACGCTGACAGGCATCCACGTACGGAGGGGAGACTACCTGACAAAGCGTCATGGGTATAAGGTAGCTCCTTTAGAATATCTTTTGCACGCCATGGATTACGTCCGAAAACGGTTCGGTGATGTCACTTTTGTTGTCTCCTCGAATGACGTCACATGGTGCCAGGAACAGTTTGCAAAcacaagtgacgtcactgtgctGTCGGCCAATTCAACGCCTGCTGTTGACATGATGACTCTGGCGTCACTGGATCACATGATCATGACAGTGGGCACGTACGGGTGGTGGGCTAGTTTTCTGAACCCTGGGGTCACCGTCTACTACCGAGACTTTGTACATCCGGGTACACCTCTATCAAAGCAGTTCAGCCCAAGCGGAACGGACCACTACTGTCCAGTGTGGATTTCTTTGTCGTGA
- the LOC112553288 gene encoding uncharacterized protein LOC112553288 isoform X1, giving the protein MAVNIFKKFTWLSIVLIIILGLESVVYYVVHNVSLDDTPDFSTFEKNSVDICSTWREETVKRVLTRVPWWGHACDMKSDWGRIRYNCKNKREMGNWPVCFDDNLVPQNNCLVYSFGINYDFRFDDAMAAIGCTVYSFDPSMLDTDDHKRGDRVFFKRIGISDKDDDRFVPRVDEYVEKRPAVNGWPMRRLQTILDLLGHRKEQLTVLKMDIEGYEWNVTRDLLDSAILSSVPQFLVEWHLFKDFPPRERVPDAVETYFRLNDMGFQLFSTSLPRCRLYSATSLRMLAEVAYLNKKRN; this is encoded by the exons ATGGCGGTGAATATTTTCAAGAAGTTTACATGGCTGAGCATTGTGCTTATAATAATTCTTGGACTAGAGTCTGTTGTTTATTACGTTGTTCATAACGTCTCCCTCGACGACACGCCAGACTTttctacttttgaaaaaaacagtGTAGACATTTGCTCTACATGGAGAG AGGAGACCGTCAAACGCGTCCTCACGAGGGTGCCATGGTGGGGGCATGCCTGTGATATGAAAAG TGACTGGGGAAGAATAAGGTacaactgcaaaaacaaaagagaaatgggAAACTGGCCTGTTTGCTTTGATGATAACCTTGTGCCTCAGAACAACTGTTTAGTGTACTCATTTGG TATTAACTATGACTTTCGCTTTGATGATGCGATGGCAGCCATAGGATGCACCGTCTACTCCTTTGATCCCAG CATGCTGGACACTGATGACCACAAACGTGGGGACCGTGTTTTCTTCAAGAGAATTGGCATCAGCGATAAGGACGACGACCGTTTTGTACCCAGAGTCGATGAGTATGTTGAAAAGCGTCCGGCGGTCAACGGTTGGCCGATGAGACGTCTGCAGACAATCCTTGACCTCCTGGGTCACAGAAAG gagCAGCTGACCGTGCTTAAGATGGACATTGAGGGCTATGAGTGGAATGTCACTCGTGATCTTCTTGACTCGGCGATCTTGTCGTCCGTCCCGCAGTTTCTGGTGGAGTGGCACCTGTTTAAGGACTTTCCGCCTCGAGAACGAGTCCCTGATGCCGTTGAAACGTACTTCCGGCTGAATGACATGGGCTTCCAGCTATTCTCCACTAGCCTTCCCCGATGTCGACTTTATTCAGCGACCTCCTTGAGAATGCTGGCAGAAGTAGCTTACcttaacaagaaaagaaattaa